AATGCACCGATTACGACTTCAAACAGGCGTTGGAAGTCAAAAAGCCCAAGAGTTGGCTCAAAAGCGTGTCGGCGTTTGCCAATACGCTGGGCGGGACTCTCTTTTTCGGTGTGACCAACGATAAAGTCGCCGTCGGCGTCGAGGATCCGCAAAGTCTCGGAGAAAAAATTTCCCAACTCATCAACGAGCGTATCAAACCCACGCCGATATACGTTCTCGGTAGCTTTATGGAAGACGGCAAAGCCATTGTGACCGTCAAAGTCTATGCCGGCACGTCCACGCCTTACTATTACGTTGCGGACGGCGTGCAGGAAGCCTATATCCGTAGTGGGAACGAATCCATCATCGCTCCACCGCATATTCTGAACGAATTGGTGTTGAAAGGTCTCAACCAAACCTACGACACCTTGAAAACCAACTATAAAAAGAGCGACTATTCGTTTACCTTCTTCGAGGCGACTTTCTATGATATTACGCGGACGAAGATCACCGAGAGCGATTATCTCTCGTTTAACCTCGTGGATAAGGACGGATACTTGACGAACGCCGGCGTATTGCTCGCCGATCAAAACATCTATACGCATAGCCGTATCTTCTGCACTCGTTGGAACGGACTGACCAAGACGTCTGTTAACGGCGAAGCGGTGGACGATAAAGAAATATCGGGCGGTCTGCTACAACAACTGTTTTCCGCGATGGAGTTTGTCCGCAACAACACCAAGAAGAAATGGCACAAATCGGGTATGACGCGCGTGGAAATGCCCGAGTACGACGAAGAAGCCGTGCGAGAAGCCATCGTCAACGGCATCATTCACAGGGAATATACCCGTCTCGGCGCAGAAGTGTGCGTCGATATCTACGACGACCGTCTCGAAGTCACCTCGCCCGGCTGCATGATGTCCGGCAAGATCATCGACAAAGAAGTGGACGACGTGGTCGCGTCCGAACGCCGCAATCCCGTCCTCGCAGACATCTTCGCCCGTATGAAGTTTATGGAACGCCGCGGCTCGGGATTGAAGAAGATCACCGACAACACCAACGCCCTCTTCAACGACGGCAAAAACCACGTCGAATTCTTCTCGGACAGGAACTACTTTAAGGTGACGATCCATAACGCTCTGTATGGTAAAAAACAAAAGGGCGCCAGTGTAAATGCCAATGTAAACGCCGGTGTAAATGCAGGTGTAAAATTGTCTGCAACACAAAAAGCAATTATACAGTTAATGCGAGAGAACACCCAAATCACAATAAAAGAAATGGCAAGCGCACTTGGCAAAAATGAGACAACGGTATCTAGGAATATAAGCCAACTGAAAGAAGCAGGCGTTGTTAAAAGGGTTGGATCGGATAAAACAGGACATTGGGAATTATATTAAATAGAATATACATAAACACAATCAGCAAAATTGAGGGATTGGCTAATGAAGAAAGAATGTGACATTTTTATTTGTTATAGAGGAAACAATAATGTGTTATTGCCAAAGTTATTTGCACAGTATATTGAAGGAATTAACAAAGACACATCAGATAAAAGAAATTATGGAAAAGTATGGTTTTCCGATTTAGAGACAAGTGGGAATTATGCAAATGAAGATGAGTTGTCCTCACTTATTAGTTCTGCAAAATATTTTGTCATGTTTCTTTTTTCGGGCTTTACAAATGGCTTTTTCGATGAAAGACAACAATTGAACCCGAAATGCATTACGGCAAAAGAATTAAAAGTTGCTGAAATAGTACGACAAAAGAGAAAGAATACCGATAACGAATTAGTCTTTATTAGCGCAAATATTAACGGCGAGTCTTTTAGTGAACAAGATGTCGCCAACATTCGTCGACTATTTGAACTCAACGGTATATTAAAAGATGATACAATAGATGCATTTACACAATTAAATAAAAACAATTTCGATTTAAGGCAAGGTGATGAACAAGCCTTTTTCGATCGCTTAATCGTGGGAATTACACCAAAGAATTACTCGAATATAAACAATTCGCAAGAAAACGTAGAAGTAGAATGGACTGCTGATTATGCGAGAACTTGGCATTCAATGAAAGCGCCGTCGCGTCCTTCTAAAAGCGAGCTAGAAATATATGGAGAATATTTCGAAATAGTAAAAAGGAAAAAATCGTCCACTATTGTTCCCAATGTTTTGATTTTGGGTTCAACTGTGGAATTTAGACAATTAGCCTATTCGAAAGGATTTAAGGTATATGTCATAGATTATAGTCGTGAATACTATGACGAAATTTCAACGGAAATAGATCCTAAAATAAAAGAAGAAGAATCCTTTATTTACGCTGATTGGCTTCAGATGGCAAGTATTTTTAGCCAGAATAAGACGATATTTGATATTATTATCGGTGATTTGGCCATAGGAAATGTGGCACCAAACAGTATCTCTGTATTTTTCTCTAACATAGAGCAAATACTGTCTCAAGAAGGCTATTTGTTGGGAAAAAGTGTTTACAAGTTTTCTAATTACTACAAAAGCCATGAACAAATAATAGCAAAACTTAAAGAAATTGCGGAAGACGAAAGAATAACAAAAGAATCTTTGTATGGTCATGTCATGTTTCCTTTGTCAATATTTGCTAGTCAACCTGTCCCCCGAGAAACAGGTTGTTATAAAATAGATTTTCAATCGTTGTATGGTACCGTGGGAAATTTTGTTAAAGATAATAAGGAAATAATATCTCCTTATGACAAATTTGATATATATTTGAAAGATGGTACTAGGTTTGACACTAAGATGCCCAAAAATTTCTATGTTTATAGTTATAAGAAAATTATAGAAACAATAGAAGAAAACAATCTGTATATCGATGATACAAGATATGGAACGGATGTTTTTAAAAATGAATTTCCACTTTTTATAATAAAAAAAGGAAAACCACAAGAAACTATTGTTTCGATGGAAAGTTTTATTGAACAAACTCCTACTGATATTAGAAAAGAATGGGATAATTCTATAACATCTCTTTTCTTTATACAATCCATTATATTGTGGGATGATGATAATGATGATGAAACTATTTTTCGATATATTGAAAAACTTATTTCAGAATCAAAAATACAAATAGATAAAAACTATAGGTACTATTTATCTGAAATTCCAATTGATAAGATGAAAAACGAGACTGCTGTTTTGTCAAAACAAGCTGCTTTATCTGATTCGCAAGAAGATGATTTGCAATTTAATTACACCTGTGGTTTGCTAATAAGTATTCTATTTAAACTAAAAAAAGTTGATAATTATTTGCTACGATTTGTCACACGTTCACTTTTTGCAAAGCTAAAAAACCTTTCTCTATGGGAACCATCACAAGCACCATGGATGTCAGCAAGAATATGTATATGTATGTTTCCAATGTATCAAGATTGGAGAAATGGAGTAGGATTAACAAAACAAGACGAAAACTATTTAAAGCGGTTGGAAAAAGTAGTTAAACAATTAGCAGATAGACGGAAAACAGGTGAGGAGTTTTGGGCTTCTGAAACAGGAAGTCATTTTGACACATCAGCTTTATGCTTGGAAGTTTTAAACTTATATAAAGAATATATTCCTGGATTAGATTCAAAAATTAAGGAGATTCTTGATATTCATGTTAATAATAATGTTATTAAAGAAACCTTTATAAGATTTCCTATAGGCGATTCCTTAATACAAGATGTTATTGACGAAAACACTATTAATGGAAAGTCGGCATACAAAAAACTGTGTGGAAGAATTAGTTGGTATTCTATTCTATACTTATTAGCAAATGAAAACGATAAACCAATTATTGCAACACAACTTAAAGCATTTTGTTATAAATTTAGGAACTCCTATATTTCTTTGTTGGAAAAAACGCACAATAAAGAAATCGCATTAGTTCCACAGATTATTTATTCTTTGAAAAGAACTGGAATTTTTTAATTGTTTTTGAGAAAACGATGAGGAACCTTGCTGAGTTGAGAGAATTAAGGGAGAATCAAATACTAATTTAGGAAATCTAAAATATCGCAATTATTTTAATTGAGGAATCATTAAACATACGATAAATATTTCACCGTTCAATATTGGGAAGTGTAAATTTGAAACGGCTGACGGCTTTGTGATATGATAAAGAAGTCAAAGAGTAGTATGCTCGTTAGGAGTATATTCGATGGACGTCGAATATATGGAATGAAACCCTGCAAATAGGGCTGGCGGGAGCATTACGCCGTTCACCCGAGCGATCCGAAAAGCAGAAAACGAACAACTAAAATTGGGTTTCCCGATTGTTCGGCGCGCCGTCGGCGACGCCATACAAAATACGCCACCCTTGGCTATTTTCTTATCCTGCTTCCCGAAAAAGATGGATAGCCAAGCAAATAGCTAATAAAAAAGTTGAAAAAGCGGTACTCTCTAGAGGACAAATACAGCGACTTCGAAGAATTGACGCCTGAAAACCTGCGAGCGTTCATAGACAACGTGCTTATCTACGAAAAGCAGAAAGTTGACGGACATTACAAACACACAATAGAAATCATTTACAACTTCGTCGGAGCCGTTGATATCCCCGACTTCGACTAAAACAACCAAGAGAAAAGGCGTGGCATCACGCCACGCCTGATTCTCAAAGGACAGCCTTACCGAAAAATCCCTAATGGAAGTGCGGTGACGGAAGGGCTTGTTTGGATGAGGTGCGGGATTCGCTTTACACACGAGCGAAGCGAGGGGTGCAGCACGGCCCGCCGTGAGTTCTTCCCGTCCCCTCGCCCAAAAAGAGGATGCTGGTATGCAAACGCATAAAGCGTTGTCATTCCACGGCGCAAGTCGGCGCTATAAGCGCCTGCCGCATACAAAAAGACGATGCGCTCGATTACTCGGCACACCGTCTTTTGTCTGCTTGGTGGCGATTGCATCGCCAACTCTTGCTTGTGGTCGAGGTGACGGGATTCGAACCCACGGCCTCTTGGTCCCGAACCAAGCGCGCTACCAAACTGCGCTACACCTCGAAATATTTAATTTACGTTTGGAAGTGCTATGCACAACCCTTATTCTATGCGCCGACAGGCATACCGTGGCGCGTACAGCGAAGCGAGACGTGACACGGAGAGGACAACCCGCGCAAAAGGCGAAGTTGCAACCAACGGGCGCAATAAGCAATGGCGCGAGGTCGGACGAGTGCGCTACACCTCGAAATAATCAAATAATAACCGCTTGCGGTACGTTTCTCTTGCCTTTATATAATAGCAAGTTTTTCCCCGTTAGTCAACGCGAATTGCATATTTTTTCTATTTTGTACAAATACTGCCATTGACATATACCCCCGCCGCTTGCTATACTTAATACGACGCAATCTTTATCGACAAGGAGATTATTATGGCCAAATCCAAATCCACGCCCGCCCCGAGCGGTGTTCGCAATTTTAGCCCCGCGTCCGTCCGTTTGATGGGCGCCGTCTTGATGTTCGTCGGTCTTATGTTGTGCGTTTTGCTCAACTCTACGACCTCTATGTTCGTCACCGTGTTCGGTCTTACGGCGTTGGTCGCGGGCTTCTATCTCACGGTCAGCGGCATTCGCGTATTGGCGGGGCGTAGTGCCAAGCGCACCAAGAATGCGGGTATCGTGTGGCTTTTGGTCGGCTTATTGCTCATCGCTGCGGGCGTGCTGGCGCTTATCTATCGCGGTACCATCGCCACGTGGGTGTTGATCATCGTGGGTGCGCTCATCGCCGTATTCGGCCTTGTTATGCTCATCGTCCTGGCCGTCGCCCAGCGCGGTCCAAAGAAGGTCATTCTCGACGTCATCTTGTCCGTCTTCACGATGATCGTCGGCATATTGATCGCCCTTTTGGTGTTGCCCGCCGTCGGCAACGCCGTCAATCATCTTTGCTACTATTTGTTCGGCAGTCTTGCCATCGCCGTCGGCGCGGTGGAATTGATCATGTACTGATGGCCATTGACCTTGCGCGTATCTACGACAAATTGGAATCGTTGTTTGCTCGGCACGATCTCGTCGCTGCCGAGCAACTTTTGCTGTATTGGCGCGACGAAGCCGTCGCTCTCGGCGACGAGGTCGGAGAGAAGCAGATAGACAACGAACTTTTGGGGCTTTACCGTCGCACCGACGAGCGCGAAAAGGCCCTTGCCGTCGCCGAACGGCTCTTGCCCCGCTTGTCCCCCGACAACGTGGGCGACGCCACCATACGCCTCAATTTGGCTACCGATTATTGCCATTTCGGTCTTCCCGAGCGCGCCTTGCCCCTCTATCGCGAGGTCGAGGCCGTCTATTTGGCGCACCTTGCCGCGGACGATTATCGTCTGGCGAGCCTGTACAACAATATGGCGTCCTACGCCATGACCACCAAGGACTATCGAGAAGCGGAAGCGACGTACCAAAAGGCGTTGGACGTGCTCAGCCGCATCGAGCCGCCCTTGCCCGAGACTGCCGTCACCTTGGTCAATTTGGCCACCGCCGCCTATCACCGCAACCCCCTCGACAGGCAGGTGGACGAGCGTATGCTCGCCGCCTACGACCTTTTGATGACGCCCTCTATGCCCCGCGACGGCAATTTTGCCTTCGTACTTTCCAAGGTCATTCCCATCTTCGAGCATTTGGGCTATCGTGAGCAGACCGCCACTTTGAAGGCGCTTCTTGCCTTCGTCGAAGAGACCGTTTAGCCGCGTAATTCTTCTTTTCTGCCCCTTGTTCGGGCTTCCCTTGTCACGACCATACGCATTCTCTCATATCCTTTAGAGAGGGTTATTCCTCTTTACAAAGGAGAGTATATATGTGCATTTTCAATAATCATTGTTTCGATCCGTGCCGTCCTCGTTGCGACGACGCGCCCATTCCCCGTCCCATTTTCACCGCCGCCACCACGCAGTATATCCAAGGCCCCGTTGGCCCCGCAGGTCCCCAAGGAGAACAGGGCATTCAAGGTGAGCAAGGCCCCGTCGGTCCCGCCGGCCCCCAAGGCGAGCAGGGCATTCAAGGCGAGCAAGGCCCCCAAGGTGAGCCCGGTGCCTCCAACGGCGTTTACGCCGCGGCCGAGGCGGGTGCGGTAGATGCCGATGCGGTCATTCCCCTCACCTTGCGCACGGCTGCCGAAGGTACCGACATTACGGTAGACGCCAATGCCGTCAATCTGCCCGCGGGCACCTATTTGGTGGCGTACGGCGCGGGTGCTGTCGGGCAGGACGCACAAACGACCACCCTTACCGAGTGGCAGGTGTCCCTCTATGCCGACGGTGCGGCCGTCACGGGCGAAGTGCTGACGTTCGGTGCAAGTGGCGCTATGGGCGCTCGCGCCGAGAAGACCATTCTCTACACGGCCACTGCCGCTACGGCTTTGACTTTGGTCAACACTTCGGCCGCTTCTATGAACCTTACCGACGCCAACGTCACGGTGCTTCAACTTTCGACGCAAGGTTAAAGTCACGGCGTTTTGCCGCAAGGGCGGGGCGGGTCGTTCTACGCCGTCGCCATCTTGCGGTCGATTGCCACCCTTGCCGTTTGGACGACAAAAAAAGCGGGACTGTCATCAGTCCCGCCATATTTTCCATGCGTTTACAGGGCTTCCACCACCACGTTGACGCGCGCCACGATGCCCGTGAAGAGTTTGATACTCACCATCGTTCTGCCCAACTGTTTGAGGGGTTCCTCGAGTTCCACGTCCTTCTTGTCCACCTCGTAGCCGAGGTCGCACAAAGCCTGCGCGATTTCCTTTGCGGTCACCGAGCCGAATATCTTACCCGATTCGCCCGCGCGCACCTTGATATGGACGGTCTCTTTGTCCAATACTTCTTTGTCGGCCTGCGCTTTTGCCTTGCGTTTTTCCAGTTGATACGCCTCCGACTGTTTCTTTTGCAAGGCCTCGTTGAGTGCTTTGCCCTCGGCGGGCACGGCCAATTTGCGCGCCAAAAGGAAGTTGCGCGCGTATCCGTCGCTTACCGATATGATATCGCCCGCCTTGCCCTGGTCTTTTACGTCTTTTATCAGCAATACTTTCATAACGTATCTCCTTTGCGTTCGTCTACGTCCATTATATCACAACTGCGCGGCTTTTTGCAAGTCCCATTTCGATAATGTATATATTCCCCCGCACCGTGCATACTACGCCCCAAGGAGGCGTTATGAAAGGATTACGATGTACTACCGCAAATTGCGAATTCAACACGATGGAGCGCTGTCAAGCGGGCATTATCGACGTGTCCAAAGGAGCCGTGTGCCGCAGCAAGACCAAGCGCGAGGGCGGCGCGTTGTCGCAGGTGTTCGCCGGCTACGAGGCCGCGAGTGCCTACCCGATGGAAGAGCCCGAGATCATCATCGCGTGCGACGCCGATTGCATCTACAACAGCAACAGCCTGTGCACGCGCGAGCACGTCAACATTGCCGACGGCGTTATGCGCACGCGATGCGTCAGTCGCAAACGAAGCTAAGGCGGGGGCGCGGGCGCTTCTTCATTGTGTATTTGCAGTCAAAAGGCAGGGTACGTCCCTGCCTTTTTGCGTTACGCGTGGCGCACAAGTAGGTAAAAACGGGTTCGTCGCCGTCACTTTTTCCCTTTGCACGGGGCGCTTTGGCGGCGAAGTAAAAGATTTTTTTCGGAAAAACCGCGCGAATGTCGGCAAATTATAGACTTGACTTGCCCGAATATAGTATAATCATTATAGAAAGAGAGGTATTTTTATGCGTATTGCCATCAAAGTCGGCACGTCCACCCTGGCGTTCGACACCTACCGCATCAATATTCGCAGAGTGGAAGCGCTGTGCAAAGTGCTTTCCGACGTCAAAAACATGGGGCACGACGTCATTTTGGTGACTTCGGGCGCCATCGCCATGGGCTCGGGCAAGTTGCGTTTGCCCTCCCGTCCCACCGACATTCCCACCAAGCAGGCCGCGGCCGCCGTCGGGCAATGCGAGTTGATGTACGTCTACGACGAGTTGTTCTCGCGCTACAATCATATCGTCGGCCAAGTGTTGTTGACGGGTAGCGACGTCAACGACTCCGAGCGCCGTCAGCACTTCTGCGACACGATGAACAGGCTTATGGAGATGGGCGTCATTCCCATTATCAACGAGAACGACACCGTCACCACCGAGGAGATTCGCTTCGGTGACAACGACACCTTGGCGGCGGTGGTCGCCGTCAACGTCAAGGCCGACTTGCTCATCATTCTGTCCGACATAGACGGATTGTACGACGCCGATCCCAAGAAGGTGGCGGGGGCCAAATTGATACCCCACGTACCCCAAGTTACCGAGGCCATCGAGGCCTTGGCCGGTCAGCATCAAAGCACGTTGGGCACGGGCGGCATGGTCACCAAGCTCAACGCCGCCAAAATGTGCATTGCGGGCGGGGTGGAGATGATCATCGCCAACGGCGGCGATCCCAACTGCTTGTACGACATTTTGGAAGGCAAACCCGTCGGCACCGTATTCGGGGAGAAGAAACTATGACTACGCAAGAGATTTTAGTTAGAGCGTGCGCCGCCAAGTCCGCGGTCGCCATGCTGACAGCCACAGAGAAAAAATCCGCGCTTCGCGCCATGGCCAAAGCACTGACGGACGATGCGGACGCCATTTTGGCGGCCAACGCCCAAGACATCGAGGCCAACCGCGAGCGCATCGGCGAAGTGATGATAGACCGCTTGCGCCTGACCGAGACGCGCATTGAAGGTATGGCACAAGGCATTCTGGACGTCGCCGCTTTGGACGATCCCGTGGGCAAGGTGCTGTCTTCCTATCGCCATCCCAA
The Clostridia bacterium genome window above contains:
- a CDS encoding DUF4368 domain-containing protein; translated protein: MKKRYSLEDKYSDFEELTPENLRAFIDNVLIYEKQKVDGHYKHTIEIIYNFVGAVDIPDFD
- a CDS encoding DUF308 domain-containing protein; its protein translation is MAKSKSTPAPSGVRNFSPASVRLMGAVLMFVGLMLCVLLNSTTSMFVTVFGLTALVAGFYLTVSGIRVLAGRSAKRTKNAGIVWLLVGLLLIAAGVLALIYRGTIATWVLIIVGALIAVFGLVMLIVLAVAQRGPKKVILDVILSVFTMIVGILIALLVLPAVGNAVNHLCYYLFGSLAIAVGAVELIMY
- a CDS encoding collagen-like protein, whose amino-acid sequence is MCIFNNHCFDPCRPRCDDAPIPRPIFTAATTQYIQGPVGPAGPQGEQGIQGEQGPVGPAGPQGEQGIQGEQGPQGEPGASNGVYAAAEAGAVDADAVIPLTLRTAAEGTDITVDANAVNLPAGTYLVAYGAGAVGQDAQTTTLTEWQVSLYADGAAVTGEVLTFGASGAMGARAEKTILYTATAATALTLVNTSAASMNLTDANVTVLQLSTQG
- the proB gene encoding glutamate 5-kinase, with protein sequence MRIAIKVGTSTLAFDTYRINIRRVEALCKVLSDVKNMGHDVILVTSGAIAMGSGKLRLPSRPTDIPTKQAAAAVGQCELMYVYDELFSRYNHIVGQVLLTGSDVNDSERRQHFCDTMNRLMEMGVIPIINENDTVTTEEIRFGDNDTLAAVVAVNVKADLLIILSDIDGLYDADPKKVAGAKLIPHVPQVTEAIEALAGQHQSTLGTGGMVTKLNAAKMCIAGGVEMIIANGGDPNCLYDILEGKPVGTVFGEKKL
- a CDS encoding putative DNA binding domain-containing protein, which produces CTDYDFKQALEVKKPKSWLKSVSAFANTLGGTLFFGVTNDKVAVGVEDPQSLGEKISQLINERIKPTPIYVLGSFMEDGKAIVTVKVYAGTSTPYYYVADGVQEAYIRSGNESIIAPPHILNELVLKGLNQTYDTLKTNYKKSDYSFTFFEATFYDITRTKITESDYLSFNLVDKDGYLTNAGVLLADQNIYTHSRIFCTRWNGLTKTSVNGEAVDDKEISGGLLQQLFSAMEFVRNNTKKKWHKSGMTRVEMPEYDEEAVREAIVNGIIHREYTRLGAEVCVDIYDDRLEVTSPGCMMSGKIIDKEVDDVVASERRNPVLADIFARMKFMERRGSGLKKITDNTNALFNDGKNHVEFFSDRNYFKVTIHNALYGKKQKGASVNANVNAGVNAGVKLSATQKAIIQLMRENTQITIKEMASALGKNETTVSRNISQLKEAGVVKRVGSDKTGHWELY
- the rplI gene encoding 50S ribosomal protein L9, producing MKVLLIKDVKDQGKAGDIISVSDGYARNFLLARKLAVPAEGKALNEALQKKQSEAYQLEKRKAKAQADKEVLDKETVHIKVRAGESGKIFGSVTAKEIAQALCDLGYEVDKKDVELEEPLKQLGRTMVSIKLFTGIVARVNVVVEAL
- a CDS encoding DUF1540 domain-containing protein produces the protein MKGLRCTTANCEFNTMERCQAGIIDVSKGAVCRSKTKREGGALSQVFAGYEAASAYPMEEPEIIIACDADCIYNSNSLCTREHVNIADGVMRTRCVSRKRS
- a CDS encoding tetratricopeptide repeat protein codes for the protein MAIDLARIYDKLESLFARHDLVAAEQLLLYWRDEAVALGDEVGEKQIDNELLGLYRRTDEREKALAVAERLLPRLSPDNVGDATIRLNLATDYCHFGLPERALPLYREVEAVYLAHLAADDYRLASLYNNMASYAMTTKDYREAEATYQKALDVLSRIEPPLPETAVTLVNLATAAYHRNPLDRQVDERMLAAYDLLMTPSMPRDGNFAFVLSKVIPIFEHLGYREQTATLKALLAFVEETV